From Spiroplasma monobiae MQ-1, a single genomic window includes:
- the pyk gene encoding pyruvate kinase, producing MNKLNLNERMKRTKVITTVGPSVHSKEAIKELFDKGMTTIRLNFSHADFQEHGERFEWVKSLRQEINKPISILLDTKGPEIRIGKMKDGKQEVKAGTEVTVYTNPEDFTTRECTATEMQMSYDMSQDVKVGDAVLVDDGKLTMYVTSVEKYKVMCKAFNTHLVKTNKRVNLPGVEFTLPFLAEKDYNDIHFGIENNIDYIAASFVNSADNVKEIRAILKEKNAEHIQIISKIESQVGCDNIDSIIAESDGIMVARGDLGLEIPYYDVPYWEKQIIRKCREQGKLVIVATQMLESMTDNPQPTRAEVTDVYYATELGADATMLSGESANGDFPFITVETMSTINKRAEVEFYEKHYYTKQLEKAKKSSSGKRAEIANQLANTTLAGNYEYAIVISRTGELLKTISKFRPNVTILGVCDNDKLWTGFGAMHSIFMNKVENLDSFMEDEKAISEVAKSWGAKSGERILFVRNENIKEITLA from the coding sequence ATGAACAAATTAAACTTAAATGAAAGAATGAAAAGAACCAAAGTTATTACAACTGTTGGTCCAAGTGTTCATTCAAAAGAAGCTATCAAAGAATTGTTTGATAAAGGAATGACTACAATTCGTTTAAACTTCTCACACGCAGACTTCCAAGAACACGGTGAAAGATTTGAATGAGTAAAATCATTAAGACAAGAAATCAACAAACCAATTTCAATTTTATTAGACACAAAAGGTCCAGAAATTAGAATTGGTAAAATGAAAGATGGAAAACAAGAAGTAAAAGCAGGTACAGAAGTGACTGTTTATACAAATCCAGAAGATTTTACAACAAGAGAATGTACAGCAACTGAAATGCAAATGTCATACGATATGTCACAAGACGTAAAAGTTGGTGACGCAGTTTTAGTAGATGATGGAAAATTAACAATGTACGTAACAAGCGTTGAAAAATACAAAGTTATGTGTAAAGCTTTCAATACACACTTAGTAAAAACAAACAAAAGAGTTAATTTACCAGGTGTAGAATTTACATTACCATTCTTAGCAGAAAAAGATTACAACGATATTCACTTTGGAATCGAAAACAATATCGATTACATAGCAGCATCATTTGTTAACTCAGCAGATAATGTAAAAGAAATTAGAGCAATCTTAAAAGAAAAAAATGCAGAACACATTCAAATTATTTCAAAAATTGAATCACAAGTTGGATGTGACAACATTGATTCAATTATTGCTGAATCAGATGGAATCATGGTAGCTCGTGGAGATCTAGGATTAGAAATTCCTTACTATGATGTACCTTACTGAGAAAAACAAATAATTAGAAAATGTAGAGAACAAGGGAAATTAGTTATTGTTGCAACACAAATGCTAGAATCAATGACAGACAATCCACAACCAACAAGAGCTGAAGTAACTGACGTTTACTACGCTACTGAATTAGGAGCTGATGCAACTATGTTAAGTGGTGAATCAGCAAATGGAGACTTCCCATTCATTACTGTTGAAACTATGTCAACAATTAACAAACGTGCAGAAGTTGAATTTTATGAAAAACACTACTACACAAAACAATTAGAAAAAGCAAAAAAATCTAGTTCAGGAAAAAGAGCTGAAATAGCAAACCAATTAGCTAACACTACATTAGCTGGTAACTATGAGTATGCAATAGTAATTTCAAGAACTGGAGAATTATTAAAAACAATTTCTAAATTTAGACCAAATGTTACAATTTTAGGTGTTTGTGATAACGATAAATTATGAACTGGATTTGGAGCAATGCACTCAATATTTATGAACAAAGTCGAGAACTTAGATTCATTCATGGAAGATGAAAAAGCAATTTCAGAAGTTGCTAAATCATGAGGTGCAAAATCTGGAGAAAGAATCTTATTTGTAAGAAATGAAAACATAAAAGAAATCACTCTAGCATAA